In Vigna angularis cultivar LongXiaoDou No.4 chromosome 8, ASM1680809v1, whole genome shotgun sequence, the DNA window GGGTGCGAACCCAAAACTTGCTTGGTTGTACGCAACGTGTTCAATGGCCACGAGCTTGGAGCGAGAGGAGACGACGACGTCGTTTGTGGTGTAACATTCTTTCGTCATTTTCCAGTTGCTGAGAACCAAAGCGCGTCTAGAACCGAGCTTGATGGTGAAGAGGGGTCCATATTTGTCAGCCATGGCTGCCAACGTCTTGTGGGGTGTTGGTGAGCCCCCGAGAAGCATGAGATGGCCGAGTATGGGCCATGCACCTGAGGCCATTGGAGGTTCTGGCAGATTACTACCGGCTTTGGAGGGAcgaaagagaaatagagagaaagATAACAGTAATGTTAGAGAAAAGAGAGCAAGTGCAGTGGTGTTTAGGTTACTCACAAGGAACAAATCCATTTTGCTAGGGTTGATGGAGGAATGATACAAATGTTTATATGTGTTTATATGTTgcttatatgtatttttaacttaatcaaAGAGTATCTAAATTAAGGGATACCAAaacttcttttactttttaagatTCATTTCgtttcttattataaatttgtataaatttgtgttaagaagtgaattttaaaactaactcaatcttataaaatcggtttgtaaagtgaggtttgtattcacttatatattattaaatcgGCCTTATCCCTAATAGATGTAGAACTTCCAATTATCCCTAATCAATGTAAGACTTTCAATACAATCTTTCACGCGGAGGTATATACATTTTGAGTGTGAGACTCAACCCCAAATAAaattgcatccacttatatattataaatcgaCCTTATCCTTAGTCGACGTGGAACTTTTAACcgtttgattcaatttaataaatgatgatgttacattttaaaaataactaaatgaaaaatataaaggggtaaaaaaaatagtaattcaTTGGAAATTATTGTCATATAAGAGACGTTTAATCCATGACACTTGCACTACTGTAATAAGAATGTCACTTTTGGTGTTTGTTCAGCAAAACTGGCACACTTGGAAGGATAAGACGTCTAGCACAACTGAACAATTCAAAACAGAcaaatagagaaagagaaagagttgtTCTATGCTTATTTTAAGGTCAGATATACGAAAATAGTTAAGTCGGCtgagaataaaatgaaatggtTACAATCTGCacatttgtttaatattttcaaacatcTGCCCCATCCCATAAAAAACCGTTATGTTTGGTATAGCTAGTCATAGATTCCAAGTACAGGATTGAActaattacttaattaaaagttttaaaattttgcgAGCAAACTTTATTTTGTCCAGGGATCGATattaaagaaaggaaaattaatatttattattaaatagattCTGTTATcgttaattaaataatttgatactAACATAAATATccatttattacattaaatgttacTTTATACTAaacttactttaaaaatatctaaacaattttaaaataattttaattttttaacttttaaaattatattagagttggctaaatttattcaaataacacCACAATTTCATCTATAATAATATACGTAATagttaatttgatattttggtaaacttattaaaagttttaataagATTGGAATTCAACTTACTTCTTCATCAGAAGCTAATTTCTTCTTGTTATGGACGTATTCAGCGCGtcaattttgttatatttggtGTAGCTAGTTATAGATTCCAAGTACAGTAGTTATAGATTCCAACAAGTTTGACctaattatttagttaaaagttttaaattttgacagGAAATTTGATTTGGTCCAGAGTGATattaaaaagggaaaattaaTTACTGCATTGAGCTTTTGCAAGCAAATCAAGGAAGACAGTTAGGTTTGAGATTTTCATTTCCTATTTCCTCTTTACATAGAAATTGTGTTCTacagttaaacaaagttattttatatattttttatcaaacaccATCCATCCAAGATATTCCTTTTAATTCAAAATCGTAAAACCatgaattttattctttaatttacgttaaatataagaatcagcctcatatttaaaatttcaaccgttatattataatttaaccaATTACATAATACTTGGTAAATCTTATTATAACAAGGAAATTTTGATCACAAGCGTAGTTGGTGGCTTATTTAATTGTTGCTTAATAGTAGTACATGCAACTGGTTTCAGCATCTATGAGATTAATTACTTGACACACCTTGGCCAAACACATGCTACACTCGACGATTATTCGACACTTATTATCAAGTTCTAGTTCTTAAAACCCATATAGATTGTTTAAACCTTCCCTGTCATCTTGTCTTGTATTCCGTCTTACCCCTGAATATGTGGGTGCCATAATCGCGTTAGGATCGTTACTGTGTCCAAGCCCCAGATTGTGACCAAGTTCATGCAAACAAACAGTTTCAACATCAATGGTTGGTGATGACCCTGTAGTGCTCCAGTTTTCATCTGCATCCATGTGCATTCTTCCATCATCTGGAGCAAAAGCGTGTGCCAGAACCCCACCTCGCCCATCAAATGGGTAAAAATCAAAGTGTAAGCCACGGTGGAAGCCAGCGACTATGTCAGATTGACCAGTGGTTTCAGTGAACGTGAAACTGTTGTTCTGTCCCCAGGTGTTAAAGGCATTCCTCAATGCTTGTTTAAAGTCATTCTGGCTGACGGAAACAGATGAAGGCATTCGAGTCACTCGATAGGTTAAGGTAAACTTGCTCCATTTTGGATTTCCTGGGAAGTAAGTGTAGTTTTGGGGGGGCGACGACGACGACAAACcattagggttagggttaggaGTGGCTGTGATATCAGGCAATCCACAACGTGGGAGGCTCATGGTTTCGATGGTTTGATCATCCACCACACCACTGGTGTGCAAGCCATGGAAAGCTTGGTACTGTTTCAGAGCAGATTCATCGTTTGCATCGAAGTTGTTGTCGGAAGATGATTTGTCGTTTACTTGGTAGCCTAAATTTTTGAGGTGGCTTCTGAGGATGCCTACGCCATCCGCGTTTTGTCCCCTACGAATGCCCCTCAGGTTTTGGAGAGTTCTTATAAATGGAATTGCACACTCGACAGAGGGAAAAGGATTCAACGCACAGAGTACGAGGAACAAGAGTAAAGGTTTTAGAGCAAGAGACATGGTTGGATAAAAAAAGAACTAGGGTTTCTAGTTTTCTAAATGTTTGATGTGTATTTTGGTGCATGGATGCATGGACATTTA includes these proteins:
- the LOC108318821 gene encoding uncharacterized protein LOC108318821, with the protein product MSLALKPLLLFLVLCALNPFPSVECAIPFIRTLQNLRGIRRGQNADGVGILRSHLKNLGYQVNDKSSSDNNFDANDESALKQYQAFHGLHTSGVVDDQTIETMSLPRCGLPDITATPNPNPNGLSSSSPPQNYTYFPGNPKWSKFTLTYRVTRMPSSVSVSQNDFKQALRNAFNTWGQNNSFTFTETTGQSDIVAGFHRGLHFDFYPFDGRGGVLAHAFAPDDGRMHMDADENWSTTGSSPTIDVETVCLHELGHNLGLGHSNDPNAIMAPTYSGVRRNTRQDDREGLNNLYGF